In Methanosarcina siciliae T4/M, one genomic interval encodes:
- a CDS encoding M1 family metallopeptidase: MNNRLYKYYPEDFGELNVDVLHMNLAFDVYDDRTSVKSLLRIRTRDGPLEKLELNCRDLEVRAVSCIQSEVSYRYRKDDAILEINFMDVVPPQTEIAIVTETVCRPTKNILEGLYYDETPAGAPPQQITQCQQWGFQRIVPCIDDMCAKCTYRTTIIADSRYTNLITNGDVAVERQTVKPGRDKIVYDNSVTPMATYLFFLGVGTYATFKREFEYPDGDTFMLELLVPPGSSEEAAEKALDILHDAVMWVYLFTGPEQYDEARLPVRKELWELVRKREDMKLEGKEDRLEGLRELREKLAGLVAGITPGYKYTGTVYREIGMQNSDFGGMENVGNTTITTNRIMPFPQITDPAFEYMIRVKVHEYYHNQNGSEVTGKSPFEIWLNEAVTVHVEEQYHAFLFGEDYQRLGRALDLLAPASGTFALDSGAASMPIIPDGFNDPNDLITAVTYVKAPEYVRMVETLIGRETFVRGLDRYFKKFSHSNATTDDWIEVMEEESGQPLKEMSEVWLKQIRFPVVEVSAEYDRDERKFTFLIKQKVPAGGKPWEVPFKAALVDENGNDLAEVLERISEETSTITIENVDLPAFLSLNRGYSFYGKLVYMASQEELLLQVRKDSDITGRFTAFYTLVDREKFRLLKNPDAKPSEEFVDLYYKLLNDRQLLERAGGQFLTIFESVEDEEFAHNYQALYDVKQRILKAVAWKYRSSIISAYRFFENSSVSRDSSLEEAARVIKARQAKNICLNILATLDTPDSHTLIKQQFEAATCATDRLNAFASYLNSSAPDKIEVLRSFEAESRQNLIAWEAFLGVIGSNSSIDAVELVREMERSDAFRIEQTNDQRALYGSFARNRKKSLQTEEGRALFAEILGKLARVNEYSTVNMLNTFANIDLMESKYHIPLVKILADLLGELDSQKFPSVYNRIRKLLLGAPKAVKAYGIEHGEIPALQS, from the coding sequence ATGAATAATAGGTTGTACAAATATTACCCCGAGGACTTCGGGGAGCTTAATGTTGACGTTTTACATATGAACCTGGCTTTCGATGTCTATGATGACAGGACGAGCGTGAAGTCTCTGCTAAGGATAAGGACCAGGGACGGGCCGCTTGAGAAGCTGGAGTTGAACTGCAGGGACCTGGAGGTCCGGGCTGTGAGCTGTATACAGTCCGAGGTCTCTTACAGGTACAGGAAGGATGATGCAATTCTCGAAATCAATTTCATGGATGTGGTTCCCCCGCAGACCGAGATTGCGATTGTTACGGAGACGGTCTGCAGGCCGACGAAGAATATCCTTGAGGGGCTGTACTATGACGAGACTCCGGCAGGGGCTCCTCCGCAGCAGATCACGCAGTGCCAGCAGTGGGGGTTCCAGAGGATCGTGCCCTGTATTGACGATATGTGTGCAAAATGCACTTACAGGACAACCATCATTGCGGACTCGCGGTATACGAACCTGATCACAAACGGGGACGTCGCAGTCGAGCGGCAGACCGTAAAGCCGGGGAGGGACAAAATCGTCTATGACAACTCGGTAACCCCGATGGCTACGTATCTCTTTTTCCTGGGCGTGGGGACCTATGCGACTTTTAAGCGGGAATTTGAGTACCCGGACGGGGATACTTTCATGCTCGAACTCCTGGTGCCGCCCGGCTCAAGCGAAGAGGCTGCCGAAAAAGCGCTTGACATCCTGCACGACGCGGTCATGTGGGTCTATCTTTTTACAGGGCCAGAGCAGTATGATGAAGCCAGGCTGCCTGTCAGGAAAGAGCTCTGGGAGCTTGTCCGCAAGCGAGAGGACATGAAGCTTGAGGGAAAGGAGGATAGGCTGGAAGGGCTTCGGGAGCTCAGGGAAAAGCTTGCCGGGCTTGTCGCAGGCATTACTCCCGGGTACAAATATACCGGGACCGTCTACAGGGAAATCGGGATGCAGAACTCGGATTTCGGAGGCATGGAAAATGTCGGGAACACCACGATCACCACAAACCGCATAATGCCTTTCCCGCAGATCACGGACCCGGCTTTTGAGTACATGATCCGGGTCAAGGTACACGAATATTACCACAACCAGAACGGGTCCGAGGTTACCGGAAAGAGCCCGTTTGAGATCTGGCTGAACGAAGCCGTGACCGTGCATGTCGAAGAGCAGTACCACGCCTTCCTCTTTGGCGAAGACTACCAGAGGCTCGGCAGGGCGCTTGACCTGCTTGCCCCGGCTTCAGGAACTTTTGCCCTGGACTCGGGAGCGGCTTCCATGCCCATCATCCCTGACGGCTTCAATGACCCCAATGACCTGATCACTGCCGTTACTTACGTAAAAGCTCCCGAATACGTGCGTATGGTCGAGACCCTTATAGGCAGGGAGACTTTTGTCAGGGGACTGGACCGCTACTTCAAAAAGTTCAGCCACTCAAACGCGACCACGGATGACTGGATAGAAGTCATGGAAGAAGAAAGCGGGCAGCCCTTAAAGGAGATGTCCGAGGTCTGGCTGAAGCAGATCAGGTTCCCGGTAGTCGAGGTCTCTGCCGAATACGACAGGGATGAAAGGAAGTTCACTTTCCTCATCAAGCAGAAGGTACCTGCGGGCGGAAAGCCCTGGGAGGTCCCTTTCAAGGCAGCTCTTGTTGACGAAAACGGAAACGACCTTGCCGAAGTCCTGGAACGGATCAGCGAGGAAACTTCGACGATCACGATTGAAAACGTGGACCTTCCGGCTTTTCTCTCTCTGAACAGGGGCTATTCTTTCTACGGAAAACTCGTCTACATGGCAAGCCAGGAAGAGCTCCTGCTGCAGGTCCGGAAAGACAGCGACATCACAGGCAGGTTTACGGCTTTCTATACTCTCGTGGACCGGGAAAAGTTCAGGCTGCTTAAAAATCCTGACGCAAAGCCTTCCGAAGAATTTGTAGATCTCTATTACAAGCTCCTGAACGACCGGCAGCTCCTTGAACGGGCGGGCGGGCAGTTCCTCACCATTTTTGAGTCCGTGGAAGACGAAGAATTTGCCCACAATTACCAGGCCCTCTACGACGTAAAACAAAGAATTCTGAAGGCTGTTGCCTGGAAGTACAGGAGTTCCATAATTTCTGCCTACCGCTTCTTTGAAAACTCCTCGGTTTCAAGGGACTCGAGCCTCGAAGAAGCTGCAAGGGTAATCAAAGCCCGTCAGGCCAAAAACATCTGCCTGAACATCCTTGCAACCCTCGATACGCCGGACAGCCATACCCTCATAAAACAGCAGTTTGAGGCCGCAACCTGTGCAACGGACCGGTTGAACGCCTTTGCCTCCTATCTTAACAGTTCGGCTCCTGATAAGATTGAAGTCCTCAGGTCCTTTGAAGCCGAATCCAGGCAGAACCTTATTGCCTGGGAAGCCTTCCTCGGAGTAATAGGCAGCAACAGCAGTATTGATGCTGTCGAACTTGTCAGGGAGATGGAAAGGTCAGATGCCTTCAGGATCGAGCAGACAAACGACCAGCGTGCCCTTTACGGCAGCTTTGCGAGGAACCGCAAGAAATCCCTCCAGACCGAAGAAGGCAGGGCTCTCTTTGCGGAAATCCTGGGAAAACTGGCTCGCGTAAACGAGTACAGTACTGTCAATATGCTCAATACCTTTGCAAACATAGACCTGATGGAATCAAAGTATCATATCCCACTGGTCAAGATCTTGGCAGACCTCCTCGGAGAACTGGACTCGCAGAAGTTCCCGAGCGTTTATAACAGGATCAGAAAACTCCTCCTCGGAGCCCCGAAAGCTGTCAAAGCCTACGGCATAGAACACGGGGAAATTCCGGCTCTGCAATCCTGA
- a CDS encoding DUF1622 domain-containing protein has product MVFELTGVVLKAFVIFFESVSAVLITYGGLKAAAKIFFMEVHKKPEDYRSIRKEFTDKILFGLELLIIADLIETLRKPFLEELLVVGAIVIIRTILGYFLSKETEESVLTES; this is encoded by the coding sequence ATGGTGTTTGAACTTACCGGTGTGGTTCTGAAGGCATTTGTAATATTTTTTGAATCTGTGAGTGCGGTTCTGATTACTTATGGGGGACTAAAAGCTGCAGCTAAAATCTTTTTTATGGAGGTTCACAAGAAGCCCGAAGACTACAGGAGCATAAGAAAAGAATTCACGGACAAAATTCTTTTCGGGCTTGAACTGCTGATAATTGCTGATTTGATCGAAACTTTGAGAAAGCCTTTCCTTGAAGAACTGCTGGTAGTTGGAGCCATCGTGATTATCAGAACTATTCTTGGTTACTTCCTGAGTAAGGAAACAGAAGAATCTGTCTTAACCGAATCTTGA
- a CDS encoding DUF1622 domain-containing protein — protein sequence MVQGLFNTFLQFFEWVFEAIGTIIIIYGGLRAVAQIILQEISKRSYNLGDIRKELTNKILFGLEFYIVVAVFGTMRDPSMQDLSILGIIVLIRTVLGYFLNKEIEEYKFD from the coding sequence TTGGTCCAGGGACTGTTTAATACATTTCTACAATTCTTTGAATGGGTCTTCGAAGCGATTGGTACAATTATTATAATTTACGGAGGGCTGAGAGCAGTAGCTCAAATCATTCTTCAGGAAATATCAAAAAGGTCTTACAACCTGGGAGATATCAGAAAGGAACTTACAAACAAAATACTCTTCGGGCTCGAATTTTATATCGTCGTTGCTGTTTTCGGAACCATGAGGGATCCTTCAATGCAGGACCTATCTATTCTGGGTATAATAGTGCTTATCAGGACCGTACTCGGCTACTTCTTGAATAAGGAAATTGAGGAGTATAAGTTTGATTGA
- a CDS encoding DUF1622 domain-containing protein: MTFAYYEGLVLDVFFTLFNIMGSFLIIYGGLRAMSGVFLIEVLKKPYSYQQVRKELTNKIVFGLEFFIAADVLETVRNPTQEELLLLGMVVLIRTVLGYFLSKEVTEYELD, encoded by the coding sequence ATGACATTTGCATATTACGAAGGGCTGGTACTGGACGTATTCTTTACTCTGTTCAACATCATGGGATCTTTTCTTATAATATACGGCGGGCTCAGGGCAATGTCGGGGGTTTTCCTGATTGAAGTTTTGAAAAAACCGTATAGCTACCAGCAGGTGAGAAAAGAGCTGACAAACAAAATTGTCTTCGGGCTTGAGTTTTTCATTGCAGCCGATGTCCTGGAAACCGTAAGGAATCCCACGCAGGAAGAATTGCTCCTGCTTGGTATGGTTGTATTGATAAGAACGGTTCTTGGTTATTTCCTCAGCAAGGAGGTTACGGAATACGAGCTGGATTGA
- the thrC gene encoding threonine synthase, with product MYHLKCIECGAEYSKDEVIYTCSKCDGLLDVIYDYSSIKLDMEKLKTECPSVWKYAKLLPVEREPVTIREGGTPLYKCARLAEKIGIKELYVKHEGMNPTGSFKDRGMTVGVTKALELGMNTVACASTGNTSAALAIYGAKAGIPVVVLLPAGKVALGKVAQALMHGAKVLSIRGNFDDALALVRTLCSQEKIYLLNSINPYRLEGQKTIGFEIADQLGFKVPDRIVLPVGNAGNITAIYKGFREFKLLGVTDSLPKMTGIQAEGSCPIVKAIKSGAPAITPEENPETVATAIRIGNPVNATKALNAIRESGGTAESVTDEEILAAQKDLARLEGIGVEPASAASVAGLKKLVDMGVIGRDETVVCITTGHLLKDPQAVIDVCEEPTVVDANIEAIREAIFGKAK from the coding sequence ATGTATCATCTGAAATGTATCGAATGCGGTGCAGAGTATTCCAAAGATGAAGTGATCTATACCTGCAGCAAATGTGACGGGCTGCTTGATGTTATTTATGACTATTCTTCAATTAAACTCGACATGGAGAAATTAAAGACCGAATGTCCCTCTGTCTGGAAGTACGCAAAACTTCTGCCTGTGGAAAGGGAACCTGTAACGATCCGGGAAGGCGGGACCCCTCTTTATAAATGCGCCCGGCTTGCCGAAAAAATAGGGATTAAAGAGCTCTATGTAAAGCATGAGGGTATGAACCCTACCGGCTCATTCAAGGACAGGGGCATGACTGTCGGGGTTACGAAAGCCCTTGAGCTCGGCATGAACACCGTTGCCTGCGCATCAACCGGAAACACTTCCGCAGCCCTTGCAATCTACGGGGCAAAAGCAGGAATCCCTGTTGTAGTGCTGCTCCCGGCAGGAAAGGTAGCCCTCGGAAAGGTTGCCCAGGCCCTTATGCACGGAGCAAAGGTTCTCAGCATCCGCGGAAACTTTGACGACGCGCTTGCTCTTGTACGCACGCTCTGCTCCCAGGAAAAAATCTATCTCTTAAACTCAATCAACCCTTACAGGCTGGAAGGCCAGAAAACTATCGGCTTTGAGATTGCAGACCAGCTCGGTTTCAAGGTGCCTGACAGGATTGTCCTGCCCGTGGGAAACGCAGGAAATATCACCGCTATCTACAAAGGTTTCAGGGAGTTCAAACTCCTTGGAGTAACTGACTCTCTTCCGAAAATGACCGGGATCCAGGCCGAAGGTTCCTGCCCCATAGTAAAAGCCATAAAGAGCGGGGCTCCGGCAATTACTCCCGAAGAGAATCCCGAAACCGTTGCAACGGCAATCAGGATCGGAAACCCTGTAAACGCAACAAAAGCTCTCAATGCCATAAGGGAATCCGGCGGCACTGCAGAGTCCGTGACCGACGAAGAAATCCTTGCAGCCCAGAAAGACCTTGCAAGGCTTGAAGGCATAGGAGTCGAACCCGCAAGTGCAGCCTCGGTTGCAGGGCTTAAGAAACTTGTTGATATGGGTGTTATAGGCAGGGACGAAACCGTTGTCTGTATCACTACAGGTCACCTTCTTAAAGACCCGCAGGCCGTAATTGATGTCTGTGAGGAACCGACAGTTGTTGATGCAAACATCGAAGCTATCCGGGAAGCAATCTTCGGAAAGGCAAAGTAA
- the leuS gene encoding leucine--tRNA ligase → MEQDYKPHDIEEKWQKKWNESRIFQAEPDKREKFFITIPYPYLNGNLHAGHTRTFTIGDVVARHKRMLGYNVLYPMGFHVTGTPIVGLAELIASRDPQTMDVYEHLHGIPGDILPALDTPEKIVDYFKREAEKAMRMIGYSIDWRRKFTTTDPTYKKFIEWQYIRLGEKGLIVKGSHPVKWCPNDNNPVEDHDILHGEEATIVEYTLIKFRYNDLVLPCATLRPETTFGVTNLWVNPDVDYVKARVEKDGNEEFWVVSKEAFRKLTFTDRTVEYVEDVPAKSIIGIKPTNPITGDEVISLPASFVKPENGSGIVMSVPAHAPFDFLALRDLYDADLSEYGITEDLRDIKLISLIQVPEFGEFPAKEIVESMGIANQKDPKAEEATKIVYRREFHGGVLKELTGKYKEYPVSKIKDVLTRDLIASNAGETFYEFSEPVVCRCGTPCVVNMVKGQWFLNYSNPEWKAKVYRCLSQMRVIPEEYRVEFENKVDWLKDKACARRKGLGTRLPFDKEWLIESLGDSTIYMSYYIIARFIERGDLALEQLTLSFFDYVLLGISDSAAVSAETGLKQELVEEIRSHFNYWYPVDLRSSGKDLVPNHLLFFLFHHVALFEEDKWPRALAVNGFVSLEGQKMSKSKGPILTLESAVSAYGADITRMYILSTAEQTQDADWQKTGIDSARRQVDRFYAFAKDVIESGKRATLSTELKLIDRWMLSRMQKYIRETNIALDSIQTREAIQNSFFLLINDVRWYQRRGGEALLYYVLDNWVRLMAPFTPHLCEEIWEAMGHEDPISLAPYPLDNEDLIDEGAELAEEAVKSTLNDIEEIIRVTKMTPQKVYLYTAPAWKAEAIRCACELQIEAPLEVGVLIKTLMANPELKRFGKEIPKFVQKIVPEFKSGGAERYETFAYLGLDEQALLKESASFLEKEIGCPVEIYSADSPEYDPQKKARFAEPLRPAIYIE, encoded by the coding sequence ATGGAGCAGGACTATAAGCCTCACGATATCGAAGAGAAATGGCAGAAAAAATGGAATGAGAGCCGGATTTTCCAGGCTGAGCCGGATAAGCGGGAAAAGTTCTTCATAACAATTCCCTACCCTTACCTTAACGGGAACCTGCATGCAGGGCATACACGGACCTTCACCATCGGTGACGTGGTAGCAAGGCACAAAAGGATGCTAGGGTACAACGTGCTTTACCCTATGGGTTTCCACGTAACCGGCACCCCCATTGTCGGGCTTGCCGAACTTATCGCCAGCCGGGACCCGCAGACCATGGACGTCTATGAGCACCTCCACGGGATTCCGGGAGATATCCTGCCGGCCCTCGATACTCCTGAAAAAATCGTTGACTATTTCAAGCGGGAAGCCGAAAAAGCCATGCGCATGATCGGGTACTCCATTGACTGGAGACGCAAATTCACAACAACCGACCCGACCTACAAGAAGTTTATCGAATGGCAGTATATCCGGCTTGGAGAAAAGGGACTGATCGTGAAAGGCTCTCACCCTGTCAAATGGTGCCCGAACGATAACAACCCCGTAGAAGACCACGATATCCTTCACGGGGAGGAAGCCACAATCGTGGAATACACCCTTATCAAGTTCAGGTACAATGACCTTGTTCTCCCCTGTGCCACCCTCCGGCCGGAAACAACCTTCGGCGTGACCAACCTCTGGGTCAACCCGGACGTTGATTACGTAAAGGCAAGGGTTGAGAAGGACGGAAACGAGGAGTTCTGGGTTGTCAGCAAGGAAGCTTTCAGGAAACTGACCTTTACGGACAGGACCGTGGAATACGTTGAGGACGTGCCTGCAAAGTCCATCATAGGGATAAAGCCCACAAATCCGATAACAGGAGATGAAGTAATCTCCCTTCCGGCATCTTTCGTTAAGCCTGAAAACGGCAGCGGAATAGTAATGAGCGTCCCTGCCCATGCGCCTTTTGACTTCCTTGCCCTCCGCGACCTCTACGATGCGGACCTGAGCGAGTACGGGATTACCGAAGACCTCAGGGACATAAAGCTAATTTCCCTTATCCAGGTGCCCGAATTCGGGGAGTTCCCGGCAAAAGAAATCGTGGAAAGTATGGGAATTGCAAACCAGAAAGACCCGAAAGCCGAGGAAGCCACAAAGATCGTATACAGGAGAGAGTTCCACGGAGGAGTCCTTAAGGAGCTTACCGGGAAATACAAGGAATACCCGGTCTCAAAGATCAAGGATGTCCTTACCAGGGACCTTATCGCCTCAAATGCAGGTGAGACCTTTTACGAATTCAGCGAGCCTGTAGTCTGCCGCTGCGGGACTCCCTGTGTCGTCAACATGGTTAAAGGTCAGTGGTTCCTTAATTATTCGAACCCCGAATGGAAAGCAAAGGTCTACAGGTGCCTCAGCCAGATGCGGGTAATTCCCGAAGAGTACAGGGTCGAGTTCGAAAACAAGGTGGACTGGCTCAAGGACAAGGCATGTGCCCGCAGGAAAGGCCTTGGGACCCGCCTGCCCTTTGACAAGGAATGGCTGATCGAGTCTCTCGGGGACTCAACAATCTACATGAGCTATTATATAATTGCCAGGTTCATCGAAAGGGGCGACCTTGCCCTTGAACAGCTTACCCTTTCTTTTTTCGACTATGTCCTGCTCGGAATAAGTGATTCTGCAGCAGTTTCTGCGGAAACCGGCCTTAAACAGGAACTTGTGGAAGAAATCCGCAGCCACTTCAATTACTGGTACCCGGTTGACCTGCGTTCTTCCGGAAAGGACCTTGTCCCGAACCACCTGCTCTTCTTCCTCTTCCACCATGTAGCCCTTTTTGAAGAAGACAAATGGCCGAGAGCCCTTGCAGTAAACGGTTTTGTCTCCCTTGAGGGGCAGAAGATGAGCAAGTCCAAAGGCCCGATCCTGACCCTGGAAAGCGCGGTCAGCGCCTACGGGGCAGACATAACAAGGATGTACATCCTTTCAACGGCCGAACAGACCCAGGATGCCGACTGGCAGAAGACAGGAATCGACTCTGCCCGCAGGCAGGTGGACAGGTTCTATGCCTTTGCAAAAGATGTAATCGAGAGTGGAAAACGAGCAACCCTCAGCACCGAGCTAAAGCTGATCGACCGCTGGATGCTCTCAAGGATGCAGAAATACATCAGGGAAACAAACATTGCCCTTGACTCCATCCAGACCAGGGAAGCCATTCAGAACTCTTTCTTCCTGCTCATAAACGATGTCAGATGGTACCAGCGAAGAGGCGGGGAAGCCCTGCTTTATTACGTGCTGGACAACTGGGTCAGGCTTATGGCCCCCTTTACCCCTCACCTCTGTGAGGAAATCTGGGAAGCCATGGGACACGAAGACCCGATTTCCCTTGCCCCGTACCCGCTCGACAATGAAGACCTCATAGATGAGGGCGCAGAACTTGCAGAAGAAGCTGTAAAGAGCACCCTTAACGACATCGAAGAGATCATAAGGGTTACGAAGATGACCCCGCAGAAGGTCTACCTCTACACAGCCCCTGCCTGGAAAGCCGAAGCCATAAGGTGTGCCTGCGAACTGCAGATCGAAGCACCTCTTGAAGTGGGCGTCCTGATCAAGACCCTGATGGCAAATCCAGAGCTCAAGCGCTTTGGCAAGGAAATCCCGAAGTTCGTACAGAAGATAGTCCCCGAGTTCAAGAGCGGAGGTGCCGAACGCTACGAGACTTTTGCTTACCTCGGCCTTGATGAACAGGCCCTCCTGAAAGAGTCCGCTTCCTTCCTGGAAAAAGAAATCGGCTGTCCGGTCGAAATCTACAGCGCCGACTCTCCGGAGTACGACCCCCAGAAGAAGGCCAGGTTTGCAGAACCTCTAAGGCCGGCTATTTACATCGAGTAA
- a CDS encoding transposase, whose product MEPWARCWLEDQRKAGEKCLEIKVRGACHYVYRSTTKYDKKIKKGRKVSVYIGRLDKDYGFIPKGEKPKTNVIPVPHSVTDYGNSMILHNMMGELKPFLMKNFPEYWEELYAMSIVRVNGYVPLKRIKDTWEDLYNLEGIKPNLNPSNLSKVLREVGCDRFGQNELFNHLKNADTQLVYDLSSCFSRSMNILQAEKGYNKDCIQVPQINFALLCGLDSEMPTMIKSVPGSVKDIKTLYKTIEELDISDKILLLDRGFFSENILNCLEEKHIKFVLPTKRNSHYYDTRIHLNEEFIYHDRLIKCGKRKLGNRFLYLYEDLDLRLEEQKTIFRKREEGKISDEEYSLKQNRAGKFLIISNYDIGKKEMYELYKKRDSIEKLFDAYKTTLDADKLYLHDDESVYGHVFVAFLSLYAYCKLLKAIKKAEINDKVSPIDILLKFRKVKSINFGEKSIITEVPKKVRELDKTLKFNIFPTKNGS is encoded by the coding sequence ATGGAACCCTGGGCAAGATGCTGGCTTGAAGATCAGCGTAAAGCTGGAGAAAAATGTCTTGAAATCAAAGTTCGAGGCGCTTGTCATTATGTTTATCGCTCTACCACTAAATATGACAAAAAAATTAAGAAGGGTCGTAAAGTTTCAGTTTACATTGGTAGACTCGACAAAGATTACGGCTTTATACCTAAAGGTGAGAAACCTAAAACTAATGTGATACCTGTGCCTCACTCTGTCACTGACTATGGAAATTCAATGATTTTACATAATATGATGGGAGAGCTCAAACCTTTTCTCATGAAAAATTTTCCGGAATATTGGGAAGAACTCTATGCAATGTCAATTGTTCGTGTAAATGGATATGTCCCCCTCAAACGAATTAAAGATACTTGGGAAGATCTCTATAATCTTGAAGGTATAAAACCAAATCTTAATCCATCCAATCTTTCAAAAGTGTTAAGGGAAGTAGGCTGTGATAGGTTTGGGCAGAATGAGCTATTCAATCATCTCAAAAATGCAGACACTCAACTCGTCTATGACTTAAGTTCCTGTTTCTCTCGATCTATGAATATTCTACAGGCTGAAAAAGGCTACAACAAAGACTGTATTCAAGTTCCCCAAATCAACTTTGCCCTTCTTTGTGGTCTTGATAGTGAAATGCCTACTATGATCAAATCAGTTCCAGGCAGTGTGAAGGACATAAAGACATTATACAAAACAATAGAAGAGTTGGATATCAGCGATAAGATACTTCTTCTTGATCGTGGTTTTTTCTCAGAGAACATCCTTAACTGCTTAGAAGAAAAACATATCAAATTTGTGTTACCAACAAAAAGGAACAGCCACTATTATGACACAAGAATACACCTTAATGAAGAATTCATCTATCATGATAGACTCATCAAATGTGGTAAAAGAAAGTTAGGAAATAGGTTCCTATATTTATATGAAGACCTGGATCTAAGACTTGAAGAACAGAAGACGATCTTCAGAAAGAGAGAGGAAGGGAAGATCAGCGATGAAGAGTACTCTTTAAAACAAAATAGAGCAGGGAAGTTCTTGATTATCTCCAATTACGACATAGGAAAAAAGGAGATGTATGAACTCTACAAAAAAAGAGACTCGATTGAAAAGTTGTTTGATGCATACAAAACAACATTAGACGCTGACAAATTGTATCTTCATGATGATGAGAGCGTTTATGGGCATGTGTTTGTGGCATTTCTTTCATTATATGCGTACTGTAAATTGTTGAAGGCAATTAAAAAAGCAGAGATAAATGACAAGGTCTCACCCATTGATATCCTATTGAAGTTTAGAAAAGTGAAAAGTATAAACTTTGGTGAAAAAAGTATCATTACTGAAGTTCCTAAGAAAGTAAGAGAATTAGATAAAACTCTCAAATTCAACATATTCCCTACAAAAAATGGGAGTTAA